A stretch of Podospora bellae-mahoneyi strain CBS 112042 chromosome 5, whole genome shotgun sequence DNA encodes these proteins:
- a CDS encoding hypothetical protein (EggNog:ENOG503PBZD): protein MGSTTIIRGFKLSVATLDAFLSANNVDETFGTPPFYEHHLEDKDPISKLLFSKISHFDPNADKNKFRVLIPSIEGIGRAKTAYVAYSWAAVREHREVKMDEDLPEEIPKGFKELRQEILSYSGKGNLEEEDKVQEEGKIGIYLVVTCDIRGYYGEEFSRKEGL, encoded by the coding sequence aTGGGTTCAACGACCATTATCCGCGGCTTCAAACTCTCCGTCGCAACCCTCGacgccttcctctccgcTAATAATGTCGACGAAACATTTGGAACCCCGCCCTTCTACGAGCACCACTTAGAAGACAAGGATCCTATCTCAAAGCTGCTCTTCTCTAAGATTTCCCACTTCGATCCCAACGCCGATAAAAATAAATTCCGTGTATTAATTCCCTCCATCGAAGGCATAGGCCGCGCTAAGACAGCGTATGTTGCTTACTCATGGGCTGCGGTACGGGAGCATCGCGAGGTTAAAATGGACGAAGACCTACCCGAGGAAATTCCGAAGGGGTTTAAAGAGCTTCGGCAGGAGATTCTAAGCTACTCCGGAAAAGGAaacttggaggaggaagataaggttcaggaggaggggaagatcGGGATTTATTTGGTGGTTACCTGTGATATTAGGGGGTATTATGGGGAAGAATTTTCAAGGAAAGAAGGTTTGTAA